From a single Planctellipticum variicoloris genomic region:
- the rpsK gene encoding 30S ribosomal protein S11, producing the protein MAKPKKRKIRRNVSRGVAHVKATFNNTTVTITDTNGDVLCWATAGTVGFKGSRKSTPFAAQRAAETCAERASKFGLKEIEVRVKGPGSGRESAITGLQTSGLSIRSIEDVTPLPHNGCRPPKKRRV; encoded by the coding sequence GTGGCCAAGCCAAAGAAGCGCAAGATTCGCCGCAATGTGAGCCGGGGCGTCGCTCACGTGAAGGCGACGTTCAACAACACGACGGTGACGATCACGGACACCAACGGAGACGTGCTGTGCTGGGCGACGGCCGGCACCGTTGGTTTCAAGGGAAGCCGCAAGAGCACGCCGTTCGCCGCTCAACGTGCGGCGGAAACGTGCGCCGAGCGGGCGTCGAAATTCGGTCTGAAGGAGATCGAGGTCCGGGTCAAGGGGCCGGGTTCAGGTCGCGAGAGTGCGATTACCGGCCTGCAGACTTCGGGGCTGTCGATCCGGTCGATCGAAGACGTGACGCCGCTGCCGCACAACGGTTGCCGTCCGCCGAAGAAGCGTCGCGTTTGA
- a CDS encoding M24 family metallopeptidase — MNGCCDAQRRAGLIVSAALRDAGREARVGSAVGAVALAACRSVIRLGGELVFRDAGGSEDVALLVNGVQATGNSTEHLRDGDLISLDVGCRWRGWCADAARTWRVSADGRSEDPLLSTTRQALRLGIESVARSGGHWAAAAKEVRSFVQGFGEKLRAELTGHGIGRELHEDPVFGGEAGWISAAFGRGFAVELSVWREFVGGRARNQRPERFQFEETVWFGAGGVEILTSV, encoded by the coding sequence GTGAACGGTTGCTGCGACGCTCAACGGCGGGCAGGTCTGATCGTGTCCGCCGCACTTCGGGACGCTGGTCGCGAGGCGCGTGTCGGGTCCGCAGTGGGTGCGGTCGCTCTCGCGGCGTGTCGGTCGGTGATTCGGCTCGGCGGCGAGCTGGTGTTCCGGGACGCGGGCGGTTCTGAGGACGTGGCGCTGCTGGTGAATGGAGTCCAGGCCACCGGGAATTCGACAGAGCATCTGCGGGACGGCGACCTGATCTCGCTGGATGTGGGCTGCCGATGGCGCGGCTGGTGTGCAGATGCGGCGCGAACGTGGCGGGTTTCGGCGGACGGGAGATCTGAAGATCCATTGCTCTCGACGACACGGCAGGCGTTGAGGTTGGGGATCGAGAGTGTCGCCCGAAGCGGTGGGCACTGGGCCGCTGCAGCGAAGGAAGTCCGGAGCTTTGTGCAGGGATTCGGAGAGAAACTGCGAGCGGAGCTGACGGGCCACGGCATCGGTCGAGAGTTGCACGAGGATCCAGTCTTCGGCGGCGAGGCCGGATGGATTTCAGCGGCGTTCGGCCGCGGATTCGCGGTGGAGTTGTCGGTCTGGCGAGAGTTCGTTGGCGGTCGGGCGAGGAACCAGCGTCCGGAGCGGTTTCAGTTTGAAGAAACAGTTTGGTTCGGAGCAGGTGGGGTGGAGATCCTCACTTCCGTTTGA
- the rpsM gene encoding 30S ribosomal protein S13 → MPRIQGVDIPNDKPTYIALQYLYGVGDARAMEICFTLSLDPQRKARELSDDDLARISTLLDKEYMVEGQLRRLVQQNISRLKDIQSYRGYRHRRNLPVRGQRTRTNSRTRKGVKKTVAGKKGVKDMKH, encoded by the coding sequence ATGCCTCGTATTCAGGGTGTTGACATCCCGAACGACAAACCCACGTATATTGCTCTGCAGTATCTGTACGGGGTGGGTGATGCTCGGGCGATGGAGATCTGCTTCACGCTGTCGCTGGATCCGCAGCGCAAGGCGCGCGAGCTGTCCGACGACGATCTGGCTCGCATTTCGACCCTGCTCGACAAAGAGTACATGGTCGAAGGTCAGCTCCGTCGCCTGGTGCAGCAGAATATTTCACGATTGAAGGACATTCAGTCCTATCGCGGCTATCGGCATCGCCGCAACCTGCCGGTCCGCGGTCAGCGGACCCGGACCAATTCGCGGACCCGTAAGGGCGTGAAGAAGACGGTGGCGGGCAAGAAGGGCGTCAAGGACATGAAGCACTAG
- the rpmJ gene encoding 50S ribosomal protein L36, whose protein sequence is MKVRASVKRICEACKVVRRKGRIYVICSSNARHKQRQG, encoded by the coding sequence ATGAAGGTGCGTGCGAGCGTCAAGCGGATTTGCGAAGCGTGTAAAGTCGTGCGCCGGAAGGGGCGGATCTACGTGATCTGCTCGTCAAATGCCCGTCATAAGCAGCGTCAAGGCTGA
- a CDS encoding DNA-directed RNA polymerase subunit alpha, whose amino-acid sequence MRIRWRGLELPSRVAPERDSLTSTYGRFVVEPFERGFGATIGNSLRRILLSSLEGSSITRVKLQGVQHEFTTIPGVVEDVTDICLNVKSIVVKNHSPGPKTLRIERHERGVVTGADIITDDQVEIINKDLVIATMTDDVPLNIELYVENGRGYIPALEHYQQDAEVGVIPLDAIYTPVVRVRYKIEDTRVGQRTNYDRLTLEIWTNGTTSPEMALVEAAKILRKHLNPFITYREPGPETAPEGGLRNMLDATGYSPIDLELEEKLGQSLAELNLSVRATNCLESEGINSVRDLVARTEDQLLQVRNFGETTLQEVRERLTLIGLRLGMKLQPSMQRDR is encoded by the coding sequence ATGCGAATTCGTTGGCGCGGTCTGGAACTTCCAAGCAGGGTGGCGCCGGAGCGCGATTCGCTCACGAGCACCTACGGCAGGTTTGTGGTCGAACCCTTCGAGCGAGGTTTTGGCGCGACAATCGGCAATAGCTTGCGACGGATTCTCCTCTCCAGTCTGGAGGGGAGCTCGATCACTCGCGTGAAGTTGCAGGGTGTGCAGCACGAGTTCACGACCATTCCCGGCGTCGTTGAAGACGTGACGGATATCTGCCTGAACGTGAAGTCGATTGTGGTCAAGAATCACAGTCCCGGCCCGAAGACGTTGCGGATCGAGCGTCACGAACGGGGCGTCGTCACCGGCGCCGACATCATCACCGACGACCAGGTGGAGATCATCAACAAGGACCTGGTGATCGCCACCATGACCGACGACGTTCCGCTCAACATCGAGCTGTACGTCGAGAACGGCCGCGGATATATCCCGGCTCTGGAACACTACCAGCAAGACGCCGAAGTCGGGGTGATCCCGCTGGATGCGATTTACACGCCGGTGGTTCGCGTCCGGTACAAGATCGAAGACACTCGCGTCGGGCAGCGGACGAACTACGACCGCCTGACGTTGGAGATCTGGACGAACGGCACCACGTCGCCGGAGATGGCGCTCGTGGAAGCCGCCAAGATTCTGCGGAAGCATCTCAACCCGTTCATCACCTACCGCGAGCCCGGTCCCGAGACCGCTCCGGAAGGTGGCCTGCGGAATATGCTTGACGCGACGGGTTATTCGCCGATCGATCTCGAGCTGGAAGAGAAGCTCGGTCAGAGCCTGGCGGAGCTGAATTTGTCGGTGCGGGCCACGAACTGCCTGGAGTCCGAGGGGATCAACTCGGTGCGCGACCTTGTCGCCCGGACCGAGGATCAGTTGCTGCAGGTCCGCAATTTTGGCGAGACGACCTTGCAGGAAGTCCGCGAGCGGTTGACGCTGATCGGGCTGCGGCTGGGCATGAAGTTGCAGCCGTCGATGCAGCGGGACCGTTAG